ACTTTACAATAACGTTAGGTAGCGAATCTTCTTTCTCTACCTTGATTTCTGGTAAAATCTTAGAAATCTCAGACTTTTCCTTAATTTGTATCCTGGCTCCAGTATTGGTTTGTAAGGGTAATGATACGCTTTTAGGCAAATGTTGGACTACTTCAGGAACTAGATGTATAGCTTCTTTGATTGATGAGAGTGGAGCTTCTATTTCCGCTTCATTTGCACCCAATCTAACCCTTATCTTTACAATACTCTCCGACATATGTAAATGAATCTGAAAACACTTATTTATTATTTTTTACTCTGTTATACCTTCTTCTTCTTTCATTACATTTTCAATTTCATTTTTCAAAAAGGCTCCAACTTTTGATCCATCAGCCCGTCCTCTGACAATGTTCATGACCTTGCCCATAATGATGCTGAATGATCGCTCTCCCTTATCTTTGATCAAGATCTTGTTCTCTATTGCTATTTTTCTGATAAGTTGCAAAAGTTCTGCTTCTGAGATCGTTACAATTCCTAACTTTTTAATAACATCCTCGATTCTCTCTACTTTCCCCTCTAAAACGACTTCAAGAATTTCAGGTATTGCTTCTTTTGATATCATTCCCTTATCAAGGTTTAAAAAGAGCTCTGTTAACGTACTTTCCTTAAGAAGATCGATGTTGAAACCTGATCTTGATAAGCTTATGAGCGTCTCTGTTAATGTCGCAGCTATTACACTTGGTTGAATTTTGGTCTTCGACGCTATGGTTTTAAAAAATTCTGAAAATTCAGAGTCGAAGATTTGTATGGCAAGTTTTTGACTCAAACCATACTTGGACATAAATTCTTTTATCTGCTCTTCCCAAGGTTTAGGTACATCTTTCTTGAGCTTTGACAACAAATCTTTTGTAATAGCTATTGGAGGAATATCCGTCTCTGGGTACATTCTAGCAGGTCCAGGTCTAGGTCTGATGAACTTTGTTTTACCATCAGGGGTTGGACCACGAGTCTCATAAGGTACTCCTTGTAAAGCAT
The window above is part of the Candidatus Methylarchaceae archaeon HK02M2 genome. Proteins encoded here:
- the gatE gene encoding Glu-tRNA(Gln) amidotransferase subunit GatE, producing the protein EVKGIQKLDMISKIVEFEATRQTGLIKIKEALEKKNVKPEDVGHPINVTSLFKNTECKRIKQAIKEKGIALAIRLKGFSGLLSYEPYPEIRLGKEMAEIVRFYGLGGIYHSDELPGYGITIDKVENLRRMLEMSEEDGFVLLAGPKDSAEDGMMAIVERAKDALQGVPYETRGPTPDGKTKFIRPRPGPARMYPETDIPPIAITKDLLSKLKKDVPKPWEEQIKEFMSKYGLSQKLAIQIFDSEFSEFFKTIASKTKIQPSVIAATLTETLISLSRSGFNIDLLKESTLTELFLNLDKGMISKEAIPEILEVVLEGKVERIEDVIKKLGIVTISEAELLQLIRKIAIENKILIKDKGERSFSIIMGKVMNIVRGRADGSKVGAFLKNEIENVMKEEEGITE